From Drosophila subpulchrella strain 33 F10 #4 breed RU33 unplaced genomic scaffold, RU_Dsub_v1.1 Primary Assembly Seq354, whole genome shotgun sequence, the proteins below share one genomic window:
- the LOC119560690 gene encoding uncharacterized protein LOC119560690 — translation MPGHLACFVVLLFLIVIFLVVGGYYTYMHPKQIHLESCYLNGGSCRELWNCEDRYHSRVLTTCFNKRKICCMPSIQMKSLQDAEDYAE, via the exons ATGCCAGGTCACTTGGCATGTTTTGTGGTCCTGCTCTTCTTAATCGTAATCTTCCTAGTGGTTGGTGGCTACTACACTTATATGCACCCGAAACAAATTC ATCTAGAAAGCTGTTATTTAAATGGTGGATCCTGCCGAGAGTTGTGGAACTGTGAGGACAGATACCACAGTCGCGTCCTCACCACCTGCTTCAACAAGCGGAAGATCTGCTGCATGCCCTCGATCCAGATGAAGAGTCTTCAGGATGCCGAGGATTACGCCGAGTGA